In Methanosarcina barkeri MS, a single window of DNA contains:
- the cyaB gene encoding class IV adenylate cyclase, producing the protein MIEIEVKVRADHSKALPILKKIGAVKLGVENQSDVYFAAPYRDFAKTDEALRIRSLNDQAVMTYKGPKLDGISKTREEFETPVDEATTTQILHALGFSEAGVVRKKRDVFRAGEITVCLDAVEGLGEFLEVEIVAESEKELETSRAKLFELLKQFGAGEKDSIRTSYLEMVLEKNKG; encoded by the coding sequence ATGATTGAAATCGAGGTCAAGGTCAGAGCAGACCATTCAAAAGCCCTCCCGATCCTAAAAAAAATCGGGGCAGTAAAACTTGGAGTTGAGAACCAGTCCGACGTTTATTTTGCAGCTCCTTATAGGGATTTTGCAAAAACCGATGAAGCGCTCAGGATCCGTTCCCTGAATGATCAGGCTGTGATGACTTATAAAGGCCCCAAACTTGATGGGATCTCCAAGACCCGGGAAGAATTCGAAACTCCTGTAGACGAGGCCACCACAACACAAATACTTCATGCCCTTGGGTTTTCGGAAGCCGGAGTAGTCCGTAAAAAAAGGGACGTTTTCAGGGCGGGAGAGATTACTGTTTGCCTCGATGCCGTTGAAGGGCTTGGAGAATTTCTTGAAGTCGAAATTGTGGCTGAAAGTGAAAAAGAGCTCGAAACTTCAAGGGCAAAGTTATTTGAATTACTAAAACAGTTTGGTGCCGGAGAAAAGGATTCTATCAGGACTTCTTATCTTGAGATGGTACTGGAGAAAAATAAAGGTTAA